The Heptranchias perlo isolate sHepPer1 chromosome X, sHepPer1.hap1, whole genome shotgun sequence genomic interval ctcgctctctaaAACGGTAGCAGGGAGCGAGCGGAGTAACTTCCAAGAATGCAAGTGGTGAGGAAGGCAGGAAATTCTGCAGGATAAACTGTGCCAATCTTGCTCCCTTGCTCTCACGtactggacaccgatcaagaattttgcgccctctgtgcccctcaaactgtttgaatcccagttgatgttagggtagttgaagtcccctactattattgccctctccTGAAAGAATGATCCCTCtggacagcagagaggggagggggagacataCTTGGTTGTGGCTTCATACTGTAGGTAGCAGAGATAGCGGAAGGTGGTCCGGTGAATGGGTAGGGTTGAAGAAAAAGGGGGATCTTATTGTTGAGGGGAGGCTTGAGAGCAGAAGCCCAGGAAATGGAGTGGACATGGTCAAGGGTCATGGGGATATCTCTGCTGAGAAAAAAGCTCTGGTGCAGAAAGTGGAGTCATCAGAGCAGATGCgatggagaaatgtctttacaggAAACAGGGGGGGAAGAACCATAATCAGGTAGTTGTGGAGTGCTACAACTAGCAAATGGGCCACATCTATTTAAACGCTTTGGAATCAGGCAGCATGTGAAACTGCCATACACAAAAACGCAAGACCCTCATTAACAAAAACTCAAGCCACCCCTGCAAAAACAACCTGTTCTCCCAATGCCGGTGTCAGTGGACTGTACACCCCTGAGAGAGTCCCTTGGCTCAGGTAtcagattaacagtctgacaggctgcgACGTGAACGCTActtccatggctgtaaccatcttgataccagccgatagggtggttagtcctatacagtgggagggttttatgggctcctacAACCCATACAATGAGGGGTGGCCACCCACTGGGCTCGagtatcctgctggatgtcaacccagaattcagagccgagCTGACTCAGAGAGGtgggaatactaccactgagccaaagtctCGCTCCCATTCAGGCGGTTAGCTTACATGTTGTATTGTCTGGTCCTGGAGGTAATGCCTAACCTAGAGATAGTGTTTTTTAATTTGAAGCCAGAGTGGAACATTGAATTGCAGATGTGAGCGATACACACTTTTCTCAGTGttcattttttgttttgttgctAGCTGGTTTGGAAACTGAAGTCTCCAACAGTATCCCCCTTTAGGGAGGCAAGGGGAAACTTTGCAGAATCCCCTTCCTCTAGAGAGTAAATATGCTGGGTAGAGTCCATAATGGAACAATCACGTGGTCTGTGTCAAGAACAGATTTGATTTGCTCAAGcatcttttctcattccatgggCACAGGCAGGTCAATGGACACTGAGATTGCAGCAGAGCTGACTCAAAAACGCTTGAGATTTCTCTAAATCCTGATGGGGCTCAGTTAATTGAGACTGGCATAGCTGGGTGAATtagtatattgaattatttttgttccATTTGGACAATACCCCAATTAAGCTACTCCTGGATTCCATCTGTTCTATGTATATTTGTCTGGCCTGGTCCGGACTTGGGCCTATGTGTAACTTCACTGCTCCTCACTGGTGATTGCTCTCCAATCTTTTTAGGTTGCGGTGCCTGAGCTGCTGGACGCGGCAAAAGATGCAGATATTTTAGTGTTAGTCGTCCCTCACCAGTTCATCAGGAGAACCTGCGATGAGTTGAAAGGTCACATCAAGCCTTCCACTATTGGAATCTCTCTTATCAAGGTACAGTGTGATCCTGCAATTACTGAAAGGGTCGtccttttctttctgtctgtctgtctgtctcttccccccccccccccccggtctattTCTGTTTCCTCTTTTTCCCCTTTCCCATGAGATACATTACTCCTGATTGAGATCAGAGTGTGTGATTACAGCCCTGCACTGCCTCTGCTCAATATCTAATTAGCCTCCCACTGGATTTGCAGATTcagtcaaagaaagtctcccAGTGAGTGCTTTAACCGTGGGCTGACCTGACTACTTCTGTTTAATCTTTCTGGCTGGATCCTGCAAGTACAATCATAAAATCATGGTCTTGAATGTTATTGTCTGCAGGGTATTGATGAAGGTGTGGATGGTCTGAAGCTGATCTCTGACATAATCCGGGAAAAGCTTGGGATTGAAGTTAGCGTGCTGATGGGCGCCAATCTCGCCAGTGAAGTAGCTGCTGAGCAATTCTGCGAGACCACCATTGGTAATATCACAGAATCATCCATTACTAGATATAGGGTGTGTGTTGTGTACCCAGGGGCTGGACATGGTTGCTGAAGCCTACTGTGGTATAAAATAGTGGGCTGCCTGCTGGCACCCATGATGTCCCCAAAACtttctgatctcagccatggCAACGGGgttggggaggagagcgaggggttgGACATTTTCTCCACTAGTAGAGAAGGAAACTTGAAAGCCCCTTCACACTACCTAGCTGCTAGTTGAAGGAGCAGAGCTAAGAAGCCAGAAAGCCCCTTGGCCAAGAAATGGTTCATAACTCCTTCACGTGGAATCATTTTCAAACTGCCGATTGCAGGCACCAAAcggtaggatcaggaggaggtgggCACTGGAGTTACCCGTGGGGCTCTAAAGATAGAGAGGTGACCACAAGAAGAGAAAATTGACATTCTTAGTGGTACGGTATGTCCGAATCAAGCTGAGGGAAAGTTGTACTTGGGAACAGAGTATATTTTTGGGCTTTGCACCCAGTGATGGTTTATGATGCTGCTCCTGAGCAAAAATAGCAGAACCAAAACTTTCACTGCCCTTAAAACGTTGCCTGTGTCAGGACTTTCTTCCTGGCCAATCCAAAGGAGCATTGAACTCCAATGGCTTGTGAAGTAAATATTTTGAAGCAGCAAAGAAAACAGAGTCTTAACAGTCTTCACATCTTAGCACCCAGTGGATGATCGCCTTTGATGGGCATTTCCCTACCTGCAGTTTTACAATATCACAGGCAGTTAATAACGCTGAGTATCATGATGTTTCTCTGAGATTAGACTACAATATTAAGTGGATCCTTTAATTTCGACAGCTAAAATGGGACTCTTTTAAAATACAGCTATTTAATCTGCAGTGGAATTAGTGTCTGTTGAACAACTACCGCCATACAGATATTCATTAGCATTTTCACACACTGCCCCCAATTGAGAACTGGTCACAGTACTCAAGGTATGGTATCTTCTGACTTGTGTTCATAGTGTGTAGACGTACTTGTGGTCTGTATTACAGTGTAATGTGTGCTATTGGTACGGTTTATCCTTTGACTGAACTTTTGTGTGACCTCTTGTATTATTCAGGATCCACAAACCTTGAACACGGAAATGTTTTAAAAGAACTCATGCAGACGCAAAACTTCAGGATCAGGGTGGTAGAAGAGGCGGACACTGTGGAGATCTGCGGTGCCTTAAAGGTAGATAAAGCTGTCACATATGGTTTATCTGCTTATTTTGAGGATtgtcattttcattttcattttactATCGTGTGTTACTTATGAGAATTCAACTAGACACAGTACAGATAAAACAGTGATTTCATTTCAAAACCACAAGCTTTAGACGGGCAGGTTCCagcggtggctcagtgggtagcactctcgcccctgagtcagaaggttgtgggttcaagtcccactccagagacttgagcacataatccaggctgacactcccagtgcagtactgagggagtgctgcactgtcggaggtgccgactttaggatgagacattaaaccgaggcctcatctgccctctcaggtggatgaaaaagtccccatggcactattttgaagaggagcaggggagttctcccaggtatcctggccaacatttatccctcaaccaagagactaaaaaaacagattatctggtcatttgtcacgttgctgtttgtgggagctggctgtgcgcaaattggctgctgcgtttcctatgttacaacagtgactacttcattggctgtaaagtgctttggaacgtcctgaggttgtgaaaggcgctatataatgcaagtcattctttctttaTTCGTTAAAATTCACTACGATGGCGCAGTGCAAAAATCACGGAACATAGCTTCTTACTTTTTAAAGTGGTTGTAAGTGCCCACCGCTCCCAAATGCTTTAGTAGGTGAATGCGCcacatggtgtggtactgagcattATAGGCTgcaaaggtcccaggtttgacccctggtctgtgctgagttagctgatctcagctagagcAGCGGTAGGAGCTCTACGATTGTCTTCAGCACCCCTGGGCTAAGAGGGGGGGGTTGGCAGTTAATATCAACCAGTGTTCTCACTCCCGATTGTTGCCCAGTGGACGGGAGAGTTTTGGAGTGGGTGTGTTAAGAATGCTGAATTACCAGCTCAGGCGTCTTTGTTTCCTTAGAGAtttgtgcagtttttttttaaccatgtTACTGAGCTGTGATCTGTTTTCTCTCAACtgtaaatcattcacaggaaaaaTAGCTGAAGTTAATACTCACCGGTGAGAGAGAGTTTGTCCTTTGCCTGCTGTTTGGAGAGAAGTTCCCAGGCACTCAATTTGACTTCAGTTTTCATTTGGAACGATATCTCTGTGACTATCATCCATTGGAGATGACCGAGTGTAACCTGGCCTAAATCACAAGGCTTAgctttgctcagttggtagcactctggcctctgagtcagaaagttgtgggttcaagccctagtccagagacttaagcgcaaaatccaggctgacactcccagtgtagtactgagggagtgctgcactgtcggaggtgccgtctttcggatgagacgttaaaccgaggccccgtcagtcttctcaggtggacttaagaTCCCATGGATCTTACTGGAAGCGTAGCAGGGAATTCAGTGTCTTtgccaacattaatccctcaaccaagagcAAACATACTAACCTGAATAAATTAAACCGCCAACAACacccaaaagcagattatctggtcatttatctcattgctgtttgtgggaccttgctgtgcgcaaattgtctgtcgcatttctacataacagtgactacatttcaaaagtaatccattggttgtaaagcactttggtacgTCCTGAGGCCCTCTAAGacgttatgtaaatgcaagttctttttctttcttttgaatCACTTGCCCCTTTTGACCAGTGATGAGTTGTTCAGGCCTCTTCCCCCCGCTCTGTTTATCCAAACATTGGCTCATGCATGGCCTGCTGTCACCCCTTCAGAACGTGGTTGCCGTTGGGGCCGGATTCTGTGATGGACTTGGCTGTGGAGACAACACGAAGGCTGCCGTGATACGACTGGGGATGATGGAGATGATGGCCTTTGCGAGGTTGTACTGCAAGGGGTCGGTGCTGTGCTCCACCTTCCTCGAGAGCTGCGGAGTGGCGGACGTCATCGCCACCTGCTACGGAGGCCGCAACAGGAAGATTGCGGAAGCGTTCACAATAACGGGAAAGGTGGGGAAAACACTGAACAGCCGTAGCCCTCAAATCCGTCCCCCCCCACTGAGCTTAGATCCTGCAGTTGGTAACTAAGTTAAGAACGGCCTAAAACCCCTCCTCCTGTAGACACCAACCCTTGCTGGGACACAGTTCCGCAGGCTCTCgtctgtacctcacccaagtggccattcttcaaacTTGAGCCGGCTATTCCACCATGGGTGACATTGTACCCTTGCCTGACGTTGCAGGAGTCGCTGGATAGAGATCAGTAATGGGCACCGTGGTTGATTTTGCCCTTCCTtgcccagaggcactgaggcctAATATAAATGTTTTACCACGGCCTTTGGCTGTAGGTCACAATGGACGGAGAATCATGCTTAAAGGCAGGTTATGATTGACATCACTGAGAGTCATTAGTTTAGAATTGCAGCGTCCCTGACGTCTATGTTTTGTATTTGTGATTTTGTGTTTAG includes:
- the LOC137307254 gene encoding glycerol-3-phosphate dehydrogenase [NAD(+)], cytoplasmic-like isoform X1, with protein sequence MTPPIKVCIVGSGNWGTVIGKIVGENAAKSNKFDNIVNMWVFEEMVNGRKLTEIINTEHENVRYLPGYKLPTNLVAVPELLDAAKDADILVLVVPHQFIRRTCDELKGHIKPSTIGISLIKGIDEGVDGLKLISDIIREKLGIEVSVLMGANLASEVAAEQFCETTIGSTNLEHGNVLKELMQTQNFRIRVVEEADTVEICGALKNVVAVGAGFCDGLGCGDNTKAAVIRLGMMEMMAFARLYCKGSVLCSTFLESCGVADVIATCYGGRNRKIAEAFTITGKSIEQLEKEMLNGQKLQGPQTAVEINRTLKLKNLVDKFPLFTAVYQICYEGKLVAEFIQCLQDHPAHK
- the LOC137307254 gene encoding glycerol-3-phosphate dehydrogenase 1-like protein isoform X2 is translated as MWVFEEMVNGRKLTEIINTEHENVRYLPGYKLPTNLVAVPELLDAAKDADILVLVVPHQFIRRTCDELKGHIKPSTIGISLIKGIDEGVDGLKLISDIIREKLGIEVSVLMGANLASEVAAEQFCETTIGSTNLEHGNVLKELMQTQNFRIRVVEEADTVEICGALKNVVAVGAGFCDGLGCGDNTKAAVIRLGMMEMMAFARLYCKGSVLCSTFLESCGVADVIATCYGGRNRKIAEAFTITGKSIEQLEKEMLNGQKLQGPQTAVEINRTLKLKNLVDKFPLFTAVYQICYEGKLVAEFIQCLQDHPAHK